From Gemmatimonadales bacterium, a single genomic window includes:
- a CDS encoding shikimate dehydrogenase, with the protein MRVRATSRVLAVIGDPVGHSLSPEMHNAAIAALGLDAIYVALRATSGTFDTVARGVLAAGGALNITVPFKRQAAELVAVADGSVKRTGACNTIWGDCARPEGDNTDIVGVREASRALLSGRRVERALVIGTGGSARAAAVAATDEWPGATVTVASRDPERAREFVVWGKKAGVGCRVAGDGEFEPADLVINATPLGLQAGDALPVERAALGGFSAVLDLVYAKGGTALVRAARDAGVPAADGRGVLVAQGAAAFARFFGVPAPTEIMRAAVDDALRP; encoded by the coding sequence GTGCGGGTCCGGGCGACGAGTAGGGTACTCGCCGTCATCGGCGACCCGGTCGGGCACTCACTATCGCCGGAGATGCACAACGCGGCGATCGCGGCGCTGGGGCTGGACGCCATCTATGTGGCGCTGCGCGCGACGAGCGGGACGTTCGATACCGTGGCGCGGGGCGTGCTCGCGGCGGGCGGCGCACTCAACATCACGGTGCCGTTCAAGCGCCAGGCCGCCGAGCTGGTGGCGGTGGCGGATGGATCGGTCAAGCGCACCGGCGCGTGCAACACGATCTGGGGAGACTGCGCGCGACCCGAAGGCGACAACACCGACATCGTCGGCGTGCGCGAGGCTTCCCGTGCGCTCCTTTCCGGCCGCCGGGTCGAGCGCGCCCTGGTGATCGGCACCGGCGGGTCGGCGCGGGCCGCGGCGGTGGCGGCCACGGACGAATGGCCCGGCGCCACAGTGACCGTAGCGTCGCGTGACCCCGAGCGGGCGCGGGAGTTCGTGGTCTGGGGGAAGAAGGCGGGGGTCGGGTGCCGGGTAGCGGGTGATGGGGAATTCGAGCCCGCCGACCTCGTCATCAACGCCACGCCTCTGGGCCTCCAGGCGGGGGATGCGCTGCCCGTTGAACGGGCGGCGCTCGGGGGATTTTCGGCAGTGCTTGACCTCGTATATGCGAAGGGGGGAACGGCGCTGGTGCGCGCCGCACGCGACGCGGGCGTGCCCGCCGCTGACGGCCGGGGCGTGCTGGTAGCGCAGGGCGCGGCTGCGTTCGCGCGGTTCTTCGGCGTGCCGGCGCCGACCGAGATCATGCGCGCAGCGGTGGATGATGCTCTCCGGCCATAG
- a CDS encoding phosphoribosyltransferase family protein encodes MAAARGALLDLEALALPAACLGCERPLRPVDEPGVVCSPCLCRLRSIAPPWCGRCGQPMDRWDVGVAAPARSLGRTARPAPSLATPKPGCQFCRQWPAELSWAASAVWLEDGPARELVHALKYGGWRVAARPMASVMARECASALRGVDALVPIPLGRVRRRERGHNQAAELAAVLGALLGVTVVEDALARSRDTKTQTALTPAARLRNVSGAFRPGSRRLDGLSVAIVDDVLTTGATLGAAAIALAGTGARSVGAVTFGRAPVPQ; translated from the coding sequence TTGGCGGCAGCCCGAGGCGCGCTGCTGGACCTCGAGGCGCTCGCGCTCCCGGCGGCGTGCCTCGGCTGCGAGCGCCCGCTCCGCCCGGTGGACGAGCCCGGCGTGGTGTGCTCGCCCTGCCTGTGCCGGCTGCGGTCCATCGCGCCACCTTGGTGCGGGCGATGCGGGCAGCCCATGGATCGGTGGGACGTCGGCGTCGCGGCCCCCGCTCGCTCGCTCGGTCGGACGGCACGCCCGGCGCCCTCGCTCGCGACGCCCAAGCCCGGTTGCCAATTCTGCCGGCAGTGGCCAGCCGAGTTGTCCTGGGCCGCATCGGCGGTGTGGCTGGAGGACGGCCCGGCCCGGGAGCTGGTCCACGCGCTGAAGTACGGCGGCTGGCGCGTCGCCGCGCGGCCGATGGCGAGCGTGATGGCGCGGGAATGCGCGAGTGCTCTGCGCGGCGTGGACGCGCTGGTACCGATCCCGTTGGGCCGCGTCCGGCGACGGGAGCGCGGCCACAACCAGGCGGCGGAACTCGCCGCGGTGCTCGGCGCGTTGTTGGGTGTGACGGTGGTCGAGGATGCGCTGGCGCGCTCGCGCGACACCAAGACCCAGACCGCGCTCACTCCGGCCGCACGACTACGCAACGTCAGCGGCGCGTTCCGGCCTGGGAGCCGGCGCCTCGATGGGTTGAGCGTCGCTATCGTGGACGACGTGCTGACGACGGGCGCGACCCTCGGCGCCGCGGCCATTGCGCTCGCCGGGACCGGGGCGCGAAGCGTCGGGGCGGTCACTTTCGGCCGAGCGCCCGTGCCGCAATAG
- the gap gene encoding type I glyceraldehyde-3-phosphate dehydrogenase: MAVRVGINGFGRIGRLVLRAALAQQAKLDFVAVNDLTDPKTLAHLFKYDSVHGRFDGTVEVDGSDLVINGGRLKVLAEKDPAKLPWKDLGVDIVVESTGRFTDKDKAAAHFAAGAKKVIISAPAKGEDITIVMGVNDGKYDPAKHHLLSNASCTTNCLVPVVHVLRERFGWVRGYMITVHAYTNDQVILDFPHQDLRRARAAAMSIIPTTTGAAKATSLVIPEVKGKIDGTALRVPTADVSSVNLVATVERATTVEEVNNAFKAAAAGPLKGILAVTDEPLVSVDFVGNPASSTVDALSTAVVDGVCVQVSSWYDNEWGYSSRCVDLVKLVAAKL, from the coding sequence ATGGCAGTTCGTGTCGGCATCAATGGATTCGGTCGCATCGGGCGCCTGGTGTTGCGGGCCGCCCTGGCGCAGCAGGCGAAACTCGACTTCGTCGCCGTCAACGACCTCACGGACCCCAAGACCCTGGCGCACCTCTTCAAGTATGACTCGGTGCACGGGCGGTTCGACGGCACCGTAGAGGTGGACGGCAGCGACCTCGTCATCAACGGTGGCCGTCTCAAGGTGCTGGCCGAGAAGGACCCCGCGAAACTGCCGTGGAAGGACCTGGGGGTCGACATAGTGGTCGAGTCCACCGGGCGCTTCACCGACAAGGACAAGGCGGCGGCGCACTTCGCGGCCGGGGCGAAGAAGGTGATCATCTCCGCGCCCGCCAAGGGTGAGGACATCACCATCGTGATGGGTGTGAACGACGGCAAGTACGATCCCGCCAAGCACCACCTCCTCTCCAACGCCTCGTGCACGACGAACTGCCTCGTACCGGTGGTACACGTGCTTCGCGAGCGTTTCGGTTGGGTGCGTGGCTACATGATCACCGTCCACGCCTACACCAACGACCAGGTCATCCTCGACTTCCCGCACCAGGACCTGCGCCGCGCGCGCGCCGCGGCGATGAGCATCATCCCGACCACCACCGGCGCCGCCAAGGCGACCAGCCTCGTCATCCCGGAGGTGAAGGGCAAGATCGACGGCACCGCGCTGCGCGTCCCCACGGCCGACGTCTCGAGCGTGAACCTCGTTGCCACGGTCGAGAGGGCCACGACCGTCGAGGAGGTCAACAACGCGTTCAAGGCGGCCGCGGCGGGGCCGCTCAAGGGGATCCTGGCGGTGACGGACGAGCCGCTGGTGTCGGTGGACTTCGTCGGCAACCCGGCTTCCTCGACGGTGGACGCCCTCAGCACGGCGGTGGTCGACGGCGTTTGCGTCCAGGTCTCATCGTGGTACGACAACGAGTGGGGTTACAGCTCGCGGTGCGTGGACCTGGTCAAGCTGGTCGCTGCGAAACTATGA
- a CDS encoding phosphoglycerate kinase — MIGKRTIADIDQNALDGKRALVRVDFNVPMKDGAVGDDTRIRAALPTIRALKGLGARVVLLSHLGRPKGGAFEARYSLKPVARALEGLLGSPVTFIEDPSAPDAVQMTRQLPRGGVALVENTRFLAGEEKNDAATAKLFAALGDFYVNDAFGSAHRAHASTEGAARLLKPAVAGLLMEQELEYLGRALANPARPFVAVLGGAKISGKIDVIESLLPRVDHVLIGGAMACTFFRAKGVSTGASLVEEDRIAMARDLLERAGARIVLPEGGVIAQSLEKPEPCREVAWNAIPDGWAMYDIDATTRERFASIVKGAKTVVWNGPMGVFETPPFDAGTRAVALALVEATAAGATTVVGGGDSAAAIAEVGLEDKVSHVSTGGGASLEFLEGRSLPGVEALDAR; from the coding sequence ATGATAGGCAAGCGGACGATCGCCGATATCGACCAGAACGCGCTTGACGGCAAGCGCGCCCTCGTGCGGGTGGACTTCAACGTCCCGATGAAGGACGGCGCGGTCGGCGACGACACACGCATCCGCGCGGCGCTCCCCACTATCCGGGCGCTCAAGGGCCTCGGGGCCCGCGTCGTCCTGCTCTCGCACCTCGGCCGGCCCAAAGGCGGAGCTTTCGAGGCCAGGTACTCGCTCAAGCCGGTGGCGCGCGCGCTGGAGGGACTGCTCGGAAGCCCGGTCACGTTCATCGAAGACCCGTCCGCGCCCGACGCGGTACAGATGACCCGGCAGCTGCCGCGTGGCGGAGTGGCGCTGGTCGAGAACACCCGGTTCCTTGCGGGCGAGGAGAAGAACGACGCCGCCACCGCGAAGCTCTTCGCCGCGCTCGGCGACTTCTACGTGAACGACGCCTTCGGTTCGGCGCACCGTGCGCACGCCTCCACCGAAGGCGCGGCCCGACTCCTCAAGCCCGCCGTCGCGGGCTTGCTCATGGAGCAGGAGCTGGAATACCTCGGCCGAGCCCTGGCGAACCCCGCGCGCCCGTTCGTGGCGGTGCTCGGCGGTGCCAAGATCTCCGGCAAGATAGACGTCATCGAGAGCCTGCTGCCCCGCGTGGACCACGTCCTGATCGGCGGGGCGATGGCGTGCACCTTCTTCCGCGCCAAGGGTGTTTCGACGGGCGCGAGCCTGGTCGAGGAGGATCGCATCGCGATGGCCAGGGACCTGCTCGAGCGCGCCGGCGCCAGGATAGTCCTTCCGGAAGGCGGCGTCATCGCTCAGTCGCTGGAGAAGCCCGAGCCCTGTCGTGAGGTAGCGTGGAACGCCATCCCCGACGGCTGGGCGATGTACGACATCGACGCGACGACGCGCGAGCGGTTCGCTTCCATCGTGAAGGGCGCGAAGACGGTGGTGTGGAACGGACCTATGGGCGTCTTCGAGACGCCGCCGTTCGACGCCGGCACTCGCGCCGTGGCTCTGGCGCTAGTCGAGGCCACCGCGGCCGGCGCGACCACGGTCGTGGGCGGCGGAGACTCGGCGGCGGCGATCGCGGAGGTGGGCCTCGAGGACAAGGTGAGTCACGTCTCGACCGGGGGTGGCGCCTCACTGGAGTTCCTGGAAGGAAGGAGCCTGCCCGGCGTGGAGGCTCTCGATGCGCGCTAG
- the tpiA gene encoding triose-phosphate isomerase has protein sequence MTIFAANWKMHHGPATGRDLVRAVLSRVRPREDRTLLFFPPAPTLPAVAAEVAGRRDAAAGVQNVHWEAKGAFTGELSVGIAGEAGATWVLVGHSERRHKFGETDEESGKKVRAVLGANLNPMLCVGEKLEERKAGQTEAVVLRQLAAGLEGLDAVALARVVIAYEPVWAIGTGVNATPQDAATVHRCIRGWLKARTPVGMRSRVLYGGSVSPANAVALLAEEELDGVLVGGASLEVESWTAICETPRPAR, from the coding sequence ATGACCATCTTCGCCGCGAACTGGAAGATGCACCACGGCCCCGCGACGGGCCGCGACCTGGTGCGCGCCGTGCTCTCCCGCGTTCGGCCGAGGGAAGACCGGACGTTGCTCTTCTTCCCGCCGGCTCCGACGCTCCCGGCCGTCGCGGCGGAGGTCGCCGGCCGGCGCGATGCGGCCGCGGGCGTCCAGAACGTGCACTGGGAAGCGAAGGGCGCGTTCACTGGCGAACTGTCGGTCGGGATCGCGGGGGAAGCCGGGGCAACGTGGGTGCTGGTCGGCCACTCCGAACGCCGCCACAAGTTCGGCGAGACGGATGAGGAGAGCGGGAAGAAGGTGCGCGCGGTCCTGGGCGCGAACCTGAACCCGATGCTCTGCGTAGGCGAGAAGCTCGAGGAGCGCAAAGCCGGTCAAACCGAAGCGGTAGTGCTGCGACAGCTCGCGGCGGGGCTCGAGGGTCTGGACGCCGTGGCGCTGGCGCGGGTCGTCATCGCGTACGAGCCGGTATGGGCCATAGGCACCGGCGTCAATGCCACGCCACAGGACGCCGCGACCGTGCACCGCTGCATCCGTGGCTGGCTCAAGGCTCGGACGCCGGTGGGGATGCGGAGCCGCGTCCTCTACGGCGGATCGGTGAGTCCCGCGAACGCGGTGGCGCTCCTCGCCGAGGAGGAGCTGGACGGGGTACTGGTGGGCGGGGCTAGCCTGGAGGTCGAGAGTTGGACCGCGATCTGTGAGACCCCCAGGCCGGCGCGTTAA
- the secG gene encoding preprotein translocase subunit SecG, translating into MYTFFLVLLILDSIVLVAAVLLQAGQGGGLAASFGGSSSTDAFVGGRQAATILTKASWWGGGTFLFLCLILQMISSRGSQPRSIVEQQQREQQSQQQAPAPLAPLPLQNAAPLTPAPATPAAPTTPAR; encoded by the coding sequence ATGTACACGTTCTTTCTGGTACTCCTGATCCTCGATTCCATCGTCTTGGTGGCGGCCGTGCTCCTCCAGGCCGGCCAGGGCGGCGGCCTCGCGGCGTCCTTCGGCGGCTCCTCCTCGACCGATGCCTTCGTGGGCGGCCGTCAGGCGGCCACCATTCTCACCAAGGCCAGCTGGTGGGGTGGTGGGACCTTCCTGTTCCTGTGCCTCATCCTCCAGATGATCAGCTCGCGGGGATCGCAGCCGCGCTCGATCGTGGAGCAGCAGCAGCGCGAACAACAGTCGCAGCAGCAGGCGCCGGCGCCCCTGGCGCCGCTGCCGCTCCAGAACGCGGCGCCGCTTACCCCGGCTCCGGCCACGCCCGCGGCGCCGACCACTCCGGCGCGCTGA
- the carA gene encoding glutamine-hydrolyzing carbamoyl-phosphate synthase small subunit, whose product MSDQLQPAYILLEDDTWYRGATTAPFSVTPAEVVFTTNLSGYQEVFTDPSFAGQIVVMTAPMIGNCGTNAQDVESDRPMVAGVVVREMSRLASSWRSTGALDDWLHGRGIPVVSEVDTRRLTRHIREKGAMRGVMACGDAPSDEARQILMASPSMEGLDLASTVTCKAWETVGPDEARFKVVAYDYGMKRNIVRLLVSAGCQVIVVPADTPAGKALERKPDGVFLSNGPGDPAAVTYAPPIIRDIAASGTPIFGICLGHQILGLAFGGRTVKLPYGHRGGNHPVRELEGGRVLITSQNHGFAVSGEEEGSGVPGASALEVTHRNLNDGTVEGVRHRELPIFAVQYHPEASPGPHDARPHFADFVRLMTPTP is encoded by the coding sequence GTGAGCGACCAGCTCCAGCCGGCCTACATCCTCCTCGAAGACGACACCTGGTATCGGGGCGCGACGACCGCCCCGTTTTCAGTCACGCCCGCGGAAGTCGTCTTCACCACGAACCTGAGCGGGTACCAGGAGGTCTTCACCGACCCCTCGTTCGCCGGCCAGATCGTCGTGATGACTGCGCCGATGATCGGCAACTGCGGCACCAACGCCCAGGACGTCGAGTCGGACCGCCCGATGGTGGCCGGCGTCGTGGTCCGCGAGATGTCGCGGCTGGCCTCGTCGTGGCGGTCCACCGGGGCGCTCGATGACTGGCTCCACGGCCGCGGGATCCCCGTGGTGAGCGAAGTGGATACGCGCCGCCTCACCCGTCACATCCGCGAGAAGGGTGCGATGCGCGGCGTCATGGCCTGCGGCGACGCGCCTTCGGATGAGGCGCGGCAGATCCTCATGGCCTCGCCGAGCATGGAAGGCCTCGACCTCGCGTCCACGGTCACCTGCAAGGCATGGGAGACCGTCGGCCCTGACGAGGCGCGCTTCAAGGTCGTCGCGTACGACTACGGAATGAAGCGGAACATCGTGCGGCTGCTGGTCTCTGCCGGTTGCCAAGTGATCGTCGTGCCCGCCGACACGCCCGCAGGCAAGGCGCTCGAGCGGAAACCCGACGGCGTCTTCCTCTCCAACGGTCCCGGTGACCCGGCGGCCGTAACCTACGCACCGCCCATCATCCGTGATATCGCAGCGTCGGGCACGCCCATCTTCGGCATCTGCCTGGGCCACCAGATCCTCGGTTTGGCTTTTGGCGGGCGCACCGTGAAGCTCCCCTATGGCCACCGGGGCGGGAACCATCCGGTCCGCGAGCTGGAGGGGGGGCGGGTGTTGATAACCTCCCAGAACCACGGGTTCGCCGTGAGTGGGGAAGAGGAAGGCTCTGGGGTGCCCGGAGCCTCGGCACTGGAGGTAACGCACCGTAACCTCAATGATGGCACCGTAGAAGGAGTCAGGCACCGGGAATTGCCCATTTTCGCGGTCCAGTACCACCCGGAGGCGAGCCCAGGACCCCACGACGCCCGGCCGCACTTCGCTGATTTTGTGAGGCTGATGACCCCAACCCCTTGA
- a CDS encoding HU family DNA-binding protein, translated as MTKADLVEKVTAQIARTAGPMISKKDCARVVDSFLDAVKDALAEQKNIEIRGFGTFKIRSRKTRMARNPRTGDPVEVAARPVPVFKPSKELRAMVAEREEMASNP; from the coding sequence ATGACCAAGGCCGACCTTGTCGAGAAGGTGACCGCGCAGATCGCGCGGACGGCCGGGCCCATGATCAGCAAGAAAGACTGTGCCCGCGTTGTAGATAGCTTCCTCGACGCAGTGAAAGATGCGCTCGCGGAGCAGAAGAACATCGAGATTCGCGGCTTCGGCACCTTCAAGATCCGCAGTCGGAAGACCCGCATGGCGCGCAACCCGCGCACCGGCGATCCGGTTGAAGTTGCCGCCCGCCCGGTCCCTGTCTTCAAGCCCAGCAAGGAGTTGCGTGCGATGGTGGCCGAGCGCGAGGAGATGGCCTCGAATCCATGA
- a CDS encoding PDZ domain-containing protein, with translation MITTFRSLVLAAVLPGVAWAQEPSYRVTVNQPAHTFVVRAELPVPAGRDTFLISLPAWSPGAYDIDNYARYVHGFSATTPDGRPLVWDKADKDTWRIVTNGARQVVVEFRTNPDSVMLEFSAIGDDFAFFNGTNLLPYAEGGDLNAPAELEVRAPDGWRVATAMASAGAPGRYRADSYHDLVDSPFLMGRLAMDSVIVDGRPIRFAVYPDSVLTPAVWDSVSDAIRRIATAQNRIFGGPPYDGYTVLLFAPFVEMQWAGGLEHHDSQFDAYAGGAFAPNRRTGRLGDFARPLLSHEFFHLWNVKRIRPAEMWPYEYSREQFTPLLWWSEGVTDYYSDVSLARGGLFSVDRFVTSVNDNIRQIENANEIVAAEDASLNTWIHPTFVDEAQYYYPKGSLLGLMLDVQIREATNNQHSLDDVMRSLYTDFYQRGRGFTTQDLLGLIRQWYRGVDDFYARYINGREPLPYQAVLPRGGIAVRVRETKSPFVGVGAGGGQDGGIAVVEVTPGSLAEAVGLQPGDVLLRLGEVATRNPETFGAQFRARYQNSEGQPIEVVYRREGQQVTRRGVVRVRTTRTYSVARDPNASPAAAAVLAGIVGR, from the coding sequence ATGATCACTACGTTCCGTAGTCTCGTGCTGGCGGCGGTGCTGCCCGGCGTGGCGTGGGCGCAGGAGCCGAGCTATCGGGTGACGGTGAACCAGCCGGCGCACACGTTCGTGGTGCGCGCGGAGCTGCCGGTTCCAGCGGGACGCGACACCTTCCTCATCTCGCTGCCGGCGTGGTCGCCGGGCGCGTACGATATCGACAACTACGCGCGCTACGTCCACGGCTTCAGCGCCACGACGCCCGACGGCCGACCGCTCGTCTGGGACAAGGCCGACAAGGACACCTGGCGCATCGTCACGAACGGCGCCCGGCAGGTCGTGGTCGAGTTCCGCACCAACCCCGACTCGGTCATGCTCGAGTTCAGCGCGATCGGCGACGACTTCGCGTTCTTCAACGGGACCAACCTGCTGCCGTACGCCGAGGGCGGCGACCTGAACGCCCCGGCCGAGCTGGAGGTCCGGGCCCCGGACGGGTGGCGCGTGGCCACGGCGATGGCCTCGGCGGGCGCGCCGGGCCGGTACCGGGCCGATAGCTACCACGACCTGGTGGACTCGCCCTTCCTGATGGGCCGGCTCGCGATGGACAGCGTGATCGTGGACGGCCGGCCGATACGGTTCGCCGTCTACCCCGACTCGGTGCTGACGCCGGCGGTGTGGGACAGCGTGAGCGACGCGATCCGCCGCATCGCGACCGCCCAGAACCGGATCTTCGGCGGGCCGCCGTACGACGGGTACACGGTGCTCCTCTTCGCCCCTTTCGTGGAGATGCAGTGGGCGGGCGGCCTGGAGCACCACGACTCCCAGTTCGACGCCTACGCCGGCGGCGCCTTCGCGCCGAACCGCCGGACCGGCCGTCTGGGCGACTTCGCCAGGCCGCTCCTGTCGCACGAGTTCTTCCACCTCTGGAACGTGAAACGAATCCGCCCCGCCGAGATGTGGCCGTACGAGTACTCGCGAGAGCAGTTCACTCCGCTGCTATGGTGGTCCGAGGGAGTGACCGACTACTACAGCGACGTGTCGCTGGCACGGGGCGGACTGTTCAGCGTGGATCGTTTCGTCACGAGCGTCAACGACAACATCCGGCAGATCGAGAACGCCAATGAGATCGTCGCGGCCGAGGACGCCAGCCTCAACACCTGGATCCATCCCACGTTCGTGGACGAGGCGCAGTACTACTACCCCAAGGGCTCGCTGCTCGGGCTCATGCTCGACGTCCAGATCCGCGAGGCCACCAACAACCAGCACAGTCTCGACGACGTCATGCGGTCGCTATACACGGACTTCTACCAGCGCGGTCGCGGTTTCACGACCCAGGACCTCCTCGGCCTGATCCGTCAGTGGTATCGTGGCGTGGACGACTTCTACGCGCGCTACATCAACGGGCGGGAGCCGCTGCCTTATCAGGCGGTCCTGCCGAGGGGCGGCATCGCGGTCAGAGTGCGGGAGACCAAGTCACCGTTCGTCGGGGTCGGGGCCGGCGGCGGGCAGGATGGTGGCATCGCGGTGGTGGAGGTGACGCCGGGCTCGCTGGCGGAGGCCGTCGGCCTCCAGCCGGGGGACGTGCTGCTCCGGCTCGGCGAGGTGGCGACGCGCAACCCGGAGACGTTCGGGGCGCAGTTCCGCGCCCGCTATCAGAACAGCGAGGGTCAGCCGATCGAAGTGGTGTATCGGCGTGAAGGCCAGCAGGTGACTCGGCGCGGCGTGGTGAGGGTCAGGACGACGAGGACGTATTCGGTAGCGCGGGACCCGAATGCGAGTCCGGCGGCGGCGGCCGTGTTGGCGGGGATCGTGGGAAGGTAA
- a CDS encoding MoaD/ThiS family protein gives MIEVIEGSEGNEVRVRVRFFASYAEAFGRDETSLELATGACVCDCVAAIRADPAAVRLPPSPLVAVNQRYAKPETPLSDGDEVALIPPVAGG, from the coding sequence GTGATTGAGGTGATAGAGGGGAGTGAGGGGAATGAAGTGAGAGTGCGGGTTCGCTTCTTTGCTTCGTATGCCGAGGCGTTCGGGCGGGATGAGACGAGCCTCGAGTTGGCCACCGGCGCGTGCGTCTGCGATTGCGTCGCGGCGATCCGCGCCGACCCTGCCGCCGTGCGGCTCCCGCCGAGCCCGCTGGTGGCGGTGAACCAGCGTTACGCGAAGCCGGAGACGCCGCTGTCGGACGGGGACGAGGTAGCGCTGATCCCCCCGGTAGCGGGGGGTTGA
- a CDS encoding PIN domain-containing protein, translating into MLLDTGPLVACLDARDQWHTACVEAWPEVLDRCVTTEAVVTEASHFVGRGGGPAVLALEFLLAARIPIVPLDPPAHRQASHLMRRYARVPMDYADATLVVLGDALDAPRVFTLDRRGFRAYRGARGLALEIVPVALT; encoded by the coding sequence GTGCTGCTCGACACCGGGCCGCTCGTCGCCTGTCTCGATGCGCGCGACCAATGGCACACGGCGTGTGTCGAGGCCTGGCCCGAAGTGCTCGATCGCTGCGTGACCACCGAGGCCGTCGTCACCGAGGCCAGCCACTTCGTGGGCCGGGGAGGCGGGCCCGCAGTGCTGGCGCTGGAGTTCCTGCTGGCCGCTCGCATCCCCATCGTTCCGCTGGATCCTCCCGCGCACCGACAGGCGTCCCACCTCATGCGCCGCTACGCCCGGGTCCCGATGGACTATGCCGACGCCACGCTCGTGGTTCTTGGGGACGCGCTCGACGCGCCGCGGGTGTTCACGCTGGACCGGCGGGGCTTTCGCGCCTACCGGGGGGCGCGCGGGCTGGCCCTCGAGATCGTGCCGGTTGCCCTCACGTAG
- a CDS encoding ribbon-helix-helix protein, CopG family, which produces MDDQLTFRIPPELARLLNRRARDRGVPRALVVREALAGYLAEAPPADPPASARSWDQVERFVGAVKLDPAKLEADALARRVRDHNWRA; this is translated from the coding sequence ATGGACGACCAGCTCACTTTCCGAATCCCGCCCGAGCTGGCGCGGCTCCTCAACCGCCGCGCCCGCGATCGAGGCGTGCCTCGTGCCCTGGTGGTGCGCGAGGCGCTCGCCGGCTACCTGGCCGAGGCCCCGCCGGCCGACCCGCCGGCGTCCGCCCGGTCCTGGGACCAGGTCGAGCGCTTCGTGGGCGCGGTCAAGCTCGATCCGGCCAAGCTCGAGGCCGACGCGCTGGCCCGCCGCGTCCGCGACCACAACTGGCGCGCCTAG
- a CDS encoding molybdenum cofactor biosynthesis protein MoaE — translation MPGYLTDQPLDAARLIAEVSSEGCGGTALFLGTVRNSPEDGDIEGIEYSAYPEMAEAEFYRIITECRDRWPMARVALRHRLGYIPAGEASIAIAASSPHRVEAFDACRHVIEETKKRVPIWKKERFAAGPTRWVEPMHV, via the coding sequence ATGCCGGGTTATCTCACCGACCAGCCCCTGGACGCCGCCCGCCTGATTGCGGAGGTGTCATCGGAGGGGTGCGGCGGCACGGCGCTGTTCCTCGGCACCGTCCGGAACTCGCCCGAAGACGGCGACATTGAAGGCATCGAGTACTCGGCGTACCCTGAGATGGCCGAGGCGGAGTTCTATCGCATCATCACCGAATGCAGGGACCGCTGGCCGATGGCACGCGTCGCGCTGAGGCATCGTCTTGGTTACATCCCGGCCGGGGAGGCGAGCATCGCGATCGCCGCTTCGTCACCCCATCGCGTCGAGGCGTTCGACGCTTGCCGCCACGTGATCGAGGAGACCAAGAAGCGCGTGCCGATCTGGAAGAAAGAGAGGTTCGCGGCCGGCCCTACGCGGTGGGTGGAGCCGATGCATGTCTAG